One window of Caldicoprobacter guelmensis genomic DNA carries:
- a CDS encoding acyclic terpene utilization AtuA family protein yields the protein MKETVKILAPCGMLGYGYPMESFLNGIAEGPDAIVVDAGSTDAGPHKLGAGVSIVSRRATKKDLIPIITYGLKLKIPVIIGSAGGAGASVHVKWTKEIIEEILEEQNLKAKIAIIWADIPKDLVIKALSENKIIPVSKSVKPLKEDIVKDTNNIVAQMGHEPILKALEEKADIIICGRAYDPSPFAAVGLFYGFEPGLCYHLGKILECGALCAEPGTTKDCILGILKKDSFIVKPLNNVRKCYPTSVAAHTFYEKEHPFILKGPGFILDLEKCEFTQIEEGVVEVRNSRFIKTEPYYIKLEGARKIAYRTFVIAGVRDPLLVEKIEEVESAVEKQVREYYAEIPSDDYKINFYNYGKNGVMGSREIENFNGYEIGVLFEVIANTQELANAICASLRSTFLHYGYEGRKSTAGNLAFPFAPSDIEYGPVYEFSIYHLMEVEDWSKLFKIEYLWR from the coding sequence GCTATTGTAGTAGATGCTGGTTCTACTGACGCCGGCCCTCATAAACTTGGTGCAGGGGTAAGCATAGTAAGTAGAAGGGCTACAAAAAAAGACCTTATACCCATTATTACATATGGGCTTAAGCTTAAGATCCCTGTAATTATAGGATCTGCAGGTGGTGCAGGAGCTAGTGTCCACGTAAAATGGACTAAAGAAATTATTGAGGAAATATTAGAAGAACAAAATCTTAAGGCAAAAATTGCTATTATTTGGGCTGATATACCTAAAGATTTGGTTATAAAAGCTTTGTCTGAAAATAAAATTATTCCAGTAAGTAAAAGTGTCAAACCTTTAAAAGAAGATATCGTCAAAGATACAAACAATATTGTAGCTCAAATGGGGCATGAACCAATCTTAAAGGCGTTGGAAGAAAAGGCGGACATCATTATTTGTGGTAGAGCATATGATCCTTCACCTTTTGCTGCAGTAGGTTTGTTTTACGGTTTTGAACCTGGTTTGTGTTACCATTTAGGCAAAATATTAGAATGCGGAGCTTTATGTGCTGAACCTGGTACTACAAAAGATTGTATATTGGGAATCTTAAAGAAAGATTCCTTTATAGTAAAGCCTTTGAATAACGTAAGAAAGTGTTATCCTACTAGTGTAGCTGCACATACTTTTTATGAAAAAGAACATCCTTTTATACTTAAAGGACCGGGTTTTATACTTGATTTGGAGAAATGTGAATTTACTCAAATTGAGGAGGGGGTAGTAGAAGTTAGAAATAGTAGATTTATAAAAACAGAGCCTTATTATATTAAATTGGAAGGTGCAAGAAAAATAGCTTATAGAACTTTTGTTATAGCTGGTGTGCGAGATCCTTTACTAGTAGAAAAAATTGAAGAAGTTGAATCTGCGGTGGAGAAACAAGTGAGAGAATACTACGCAGAAATTCCAAGTGATGATTATAAAATTAATTTTTACAATTATGGGAAGAATGGTGTTATGGGTTCAAGGGAAATAGAGAATTTTAATGGTTATGAGATAGGAGTTTTATTTGAAGTAATTGCTAATACGCAGGAATTAGCAAATGCTATTTGTGCCTCTTTGCGTTCTACTTTTCTACATTACGGGTATGAAGGTAGAAAATCTACTGCTGGGAATTTAGCTTTTCCTTTTGCTCCCAGTGATATTGAATATGGGCCTGTGTATGAATTTAGTATATATCACCTTATGGAAGTAGAAGATTGGTCAAAGTTGTTTAAAATAGAGTATCTGTGGAGGTAG
- a CDS encoding DUF4387 domain-containing protein produces the protein MANLYEMAKVLRSKNAGPFDITLDVLFDNQEYYWKVKQSGQITKRKIAELYKIPESHISHLVFYDQALGFKITFTRDVSSGSIGDRDVYGAQQHVPLMKIQIP, from the coding sequence ATGGCCAATTTATACGAAATGGCCAAAGTATTAAGAAGCAAAAATGCTGGACCTTTTGATATTACGTTGGATGTATTATTTGATAATCAGGAATACTACTGGAAAGTTAAACAATCAGGGCAAATTACTAAGAGAAAGATAGCAGAATTGTATAAAATACCGGAATCACATATTTCACATTTAGTATTTTACGATCAAGCATTGGGATTTAAAATTACTTTTACTAGAGATGTATCATCAGGAAGTATAGGGGATAGAGATGTATATGGTGCACAGCAACATGTGCCGTTGATGAAAATTCAGATACCGTAG